The following are encoded together in the Ruficoccus amylovorans genome:
- a CDS encoding beta-mannosidase: MQKLLLNGVWRLSAADGSSEVRASLPGDVYQALLAEGAISDPYYREQENDVQWVAHVDWMFKRDFEISDELFLSDLIYLELSMVDLISEIKINGKCVGRTSNMFKRYRFNAKDFIVAGGNTIEINFRNAPSVAQELSQLQEYDIPVSLMNKIPYLNLLRKPQCQGGWDWGVCLVSSGVYDDIKLVGTNAAVIDYIYTDQVISENSAQITAIVEFSAVKAGAQEIIFEFNGEKIVESVDFVVGSQRAEAQFIVENPQLWYPSGFGDPHLYTLTVTIDGQTDSRRVGIREIELIRQADQDQGGESMYFRVNGIDVFSKGACWVPPSAMPGQITDEVYRDLLQSSVDANMNMIRVWGGGQFERDYFYNCCDELGLLVWHDMMLACNFHPFDDAFIQDIAEEAEHQVKRLRSHPSICLWCGNNELIGHFNHPWFESITKQPYTYVAGYDRVNCALEKAIKRADPSRTFWPSSPCAGPLRFDDNWKDDSRGDMHFWDVWFEDVSLEHYRTVQPRFCSEFGFQSFPDMELIEEFTEVDDRNVYSPVMESRQRSANGNKTIVTTLSRYFRMPIGFVDYVYLSQVQQALAIKIGVEFWRTRRPRCMGTLYWQLNDCWPTASWSSLNHGGKWKMLHYFAKKFYSPVMVVTLPDDSGGLTVHLVNDLPMEIRFKIDATVYDFNGCPVKEFVAEGLQGHCQSNVIREITEDELNFSKNKHFLHLTMAGYGDGGQYFEHEDTFFFTEYKRCSLPSSEFTFSINPKDLSLNISSLAPSFFVWIDVPSKLGRFVDNGFTLLSGATRNIQFLPKDGVSAADLNNSLKIKDLRSTY; the protein is encoded by the coding sequence ATGCAAAAGTTATTATTAAATGGAGTTTGGCGACTTTCAGCTGCAGATGGTAGTAGTGAAGTTCGTGCATCACTGCCGGGGGATGTATATCAAGCGTTGTTGGCCGAAGGAGCAATTTCCGACCCCTATTATCGCGAGCAAGAAAATGATGTTCAGTGGGTGGCGCATGTTGATTGGATGTTTAAGAGAGATTTTGAAATATCCGACGAGTTGTTTTTGTCCGACCTGATTTACTTGGAATTGTCGATGGTCGACTTGATTTCTGAGATAAAAATCAACGGTAAATGTGTTGGCAGAACCAGCAATATGTTTAAGAGATATCGCTTTAATGCTAAGGACTTTATTGTTGCCGGGGGAAACACTATTGAAATCAATTTTAGAAATGCACCCTCGGTAGCGCAGGAACTATCTCAGTTGCAAGAATATGACATACCTGTGTCGTTGATGAATAAGATTCCTTATTTGAATCTTTTACGTAAACCACAGTGTCAAGGCGGCTGGGATTGGGGGGTATGCTTGGTGTCATCTGGTGTTTACGATGATATAAAATTAGTGGGAACTAATGCTGCTGTTATTGATTATATATATACCGATCAGGTTATAAGTGAAAATTCTGCGCAAATTACAGCTATCGTAGAATTTAGTGCCGTTAAGGCCGGAGCCCAAGAGATTATCTTTGAGTTTAATGGTGAAAAAATTGTAGAGAGTGTTGACTTTGTCGTAGGATCACAAAGAGCAGAGGCTCAGTTTATAGTTGAAAATCCCCAGCTATGGTACCCTTCGGGGTTTGGTGATCCGCATTTATATACCTTAACCGTAACGATTGACGGTCAGACAGATTCCCGTCGTGTGGGAATTCGGGAAATTGAATTAATCAGACAAGCTGATCAGGATCAAGGAGGTGAATCTATGTACTTCCGTGTTAACGGAATTGACGTATTTTCAAAAGGAGCCTGCTGGGTGCCTCCAAGTGCAATGCCCGGACAAATTACTGATGAAGTTTACCGCGATTTATTACAGAGTTCTGTTGATGCAAACATGAATATGATTCGTGTCTGGGGCGGGGGGCAATTTGAGCGGGATTATTTCTATAATTGTTGTGATGAGTTGGGTTTGCTTGTCTGGCATGACATGATGTTGGCGTGCAATTTTCATCCTTTTGACGATGCCTTCATTCAAGATATTGCTGAGGAGGCTGAACACCAGGTAAAGCGCCTGCGGAGTCATCCCTCAATTTGCTTATGGTGTGGTAATAATGAGCTTATTGGCCATTTTAATCATCCGTGGTTTGAATCTATCACCAAGCAGCCGTATACATATGTAGCGGGTTATGATCGTGTGAATTGCGCGTTGGAAAAGGCCATTAAGCGGGCTGACCCTTCGCGAACATTCTGGCCGAGTTCTCCATGTGCCGGGCCTTTGCGGTTTGATGATAACTGGAAGGATGATTCTCGTGGTGATATGCACTTTTGGGATGTTTGGTTCGAGGATGTATCTCTAGAGCATTACCGGACGGTGCAACCCCGGTTTTGTTCAGAATTTGGATTTCAATCATTTCCAGATATGGAGTTGATTGAAGAATTCACTGAGGTTGACGACCGAAACGTGTATTCACCGGTCATGGAATCCAGACAGCGCAGCGCGAATGGAAATAAAACCATTGTGACTACACTTTCCCGCTACTTTAGGATGCCGATCGGATTTGTTGATTACGTCTACCTCAGCCAAGTCCAGCAAGCGTTGGCGATCAAAATAGGGGTTGAATTTTGGCGAACGCGCCGCCCTCGCTGCATGGGAACCTTATACTGGCAGTTGAATGATTGTTGGCCTACTGCCAGTTGGTCTAGTTTGAATCATGGCGGGAAGTGGAAAATGTTGCATTATTTTGCAAAGAAATTCTACAGTCCTGTTATGGTTGTGACTTTGCCAGATGATTCTGGCGGACTGACGGTCCATCTAGTGAATGATCTGCCGATGGAAATTCGCTTTAAAATAGATGCAACGGTTTATGACTTTAATGGATGTCCGGTTAAGGAGTTCGTGGCCGAAGGTTTGCAGGGGCATTGCCAATCTAATGTGATTCGGGAAATTACTGAAGACGAATTAAATTTTTCTAAGAACAAGCACTTCTTGCATTTAACAATGGCAGGCTATGGTGATGGTGGACAATACTTTGAACATGAGGATACTTTTTTCTTTACCGAATATAAACGCTGCTCCCTGCCCAGTTCTGAATTTACATTTTCAATCAATCCAAAGGATTTGTCGCTGAATATCAGTAGCCTAGCTCCATCCTTTTTTGTGTGGATCGACGTGCCTTCTAAACTGGGTAGATTTGTTGATAACGGATTTACGCTTTTGTCTGGAGCAACTCGTAACATCCAGTTTCTGCCAAAGGATGGCGTATCTGCTGCTGATTTGAATAACTCTTTAAAGATTAAAGATTTAAGATCTACTTATTAA